A genomic window from Haladaptatus caseinilyticus includes:
- a CDS encoding sodium-dependent transporter, with product MPVREHWTSRIGFIMAAVGSAVGLGNIWRFPYEAAQNGGAAFLVVNFIAIFVIGLPAILAEFVVGRRAQKNVVDAFAGVGHPAWRFVGVLGVITGFLILAYYSVVGGWVLRYFAASVTGAYFGDPSAYFSASAAGFDALFYHTLFMALTVGIVALGVRRGIELSTKLMVPSIVLMMIALVVWASTLPGSGAGYRFFLEPDVSVIVANAETIIPAAVGEVLFTLSLGMGAMITYASYVDSDENLSTDGIAIVLVNTFVGYLAGLLVFPLLFAQGVNPGEPGAGAIFVSVATAFRTLPFGEILGVIFFAVVALAALSSAISLLEVVVSFAVDNVSFSRPVVAITIGGLIFLAGIPVAFDTDVLTLYDSVTSKLLLPSGVFLITLFVGWVYGRDAVDELLHGVDSRRGRLLGLLWLWHVRIVLFAAVVMTLVLSVSEYLGISLFG from the coding sequence GTGCCGGTTCGGGAACACTGGACGTCGCGGATCGGTTTCATCATGGCCGCGGTAGGGAGCGCGGTCGGATTGGGGAATATCTGGCGCTTTCCGTACGAAGCAGCGCAGAACGGTGGTGCTGCGTTTCTCGTCGTCAACTTCATCGCTATTTTCGTCATCGGGCTTCCGGCGATTCTCGCCGAGTTCGTCGTCGGGCGGAGAGCACAGAAGAACGTCGTCGACGCCTTTGCCGGTGTAGGCCATCCGGCATGGCGGTTCGTCGGCGTACTCGGCGTCATAACGGGATTTCTCATCCTCGCGTACTACAGCGTCGTTGGAGGGTGGGTGCTTCGGTATTTCGCCGCGAGCGTGACGGGGGCGTACTTCGGGGACCCGAGCGCGTATTTCTCCGCGTCCGCCGCCGGTTTCGATGCGCTCTTTTATCACACGCTTTTCATGGCGTTGACCGTCGGTATCGTCGCACTCGGCGTCCGGCGTGGTATCGAACTGAGCACGAAACTCATGGTTCCGAGCATCGTCCTCATGATGATCGCACTCGTCGTTTGGGCCAGCACCCTCCCCGGTTCCGGGGCAGGATACCGGTTCTTCCTCGAACCCGATGTTTCGGTCATCGTGGCGAACGCGGAGACCATCATTCCCGCGGCCGTCGGTGAGGTGTTGTTCACGCTGTCGCTCGGGATGGGTGCGATGATAACCTATGCATCGTATGTCGATTCGGACGAAAATTTGAGTACCGACGGCATCGCCATCGTGCTCGTCAATACGTTCGTCGGGTATCTCGCGGGGCTCCTCGTCTTCCCGCTGTTGTTCGCACAGGGAGTCAACCCAGGTGAACCCGGTGCGGGGGCTATTTTCGTTAGCGTCGCGACGGCGTTTAGAACGCTTCCGTTCGGCGAAATACTCGGGGTCATCTTCTTCGCGGTGGTCGCACTCGCGGCGCTTTCGAGCGCGATCAGCCTGCTCGAAGTCGTCGTTTCGTTTGCCGTCGATAACGTATCGTTCAGCCGTCCCGTCGTCGCAATCACCATCGGAGGCTTGATCTTTCTCGCCGGGATTCCGGTGGCGTTCGACACGGACGTGCTTACGCTGTACGATTCCGTGACGAGCAAGCTATTGTTGCCGTCGGGTGTCTTTCTGATTACCCTCTTCGTCGGGTGGGTATACGGTCGGGATGCAGTCGATGAACTCCTGCACGGTGTGGATAGCCGACGGGGGCGACTACTCGGTTTGCTTTGGTTGTGGCACGTTCGAATCGTGCTGTTCGCAGCAGTCGTTATGACGCTCGTTCTGAGCGTGAGCGAATATCTCGGAATCTCACTGTTCGGGTAA
- a CDS encoding alpha/beta fold hydrolase, with translation MAESGTIEPITGKYVHVDIGGVDHRIYFEENGPKDGIPLLCQHTAGNNCQEWRHLLTDEDITEDFRVIAHDLPYHGKSVPPTSQSWWEEDYKMTGEQFTETLVALADALELEDPIYMGSSMGGNITLELADWYPDRFQALIGLECGAYSPGFYIDWLDHPHVNTTEVNAYSCWGLMAPQSPEQTRRETMYLYEQGATGVFKGDLYYYSVDHDYRDKLDQVNADECPLYIVNGEYDYLTTPEDGEETAKGVGDGAIAIEMAQIGHFPMSEHPELFNAYLKEILSDITGDREGDLPSVLKPEDVGIELHPPAPAREKSAK, from the coding sequence ATGGCCGAATCGGGAACCATCGAACCGATCACGGGAAAGTACGTCCACGTCGATATCGGCGGGGTAGACCACCGAATCTACTTCGAGGAGAACGGGCCGAAAGACGGGATTCCGCTCCTCTGTCAGCATACCGCGGGCAACAACTGTCAGGAGTGGCGACACCTCCTCACCGATGAGGACATAACCGAGGACTTCCGCGTCATCGCGCACGACTTGCCGTATCACGGAAAGTCGGTTCCGCCGACCAGCCAATCGTGGTGGGAGGAGGATTACAAGATGACGGGCGAGCAGTTTACCGAGACGCTCGTCGCGCTCGCCGATGCGCTCGAACTCGAAGACCCAATTTATATGGGGTCATCGATGGGCGGTAACATCACGCTCGAACTGGCCGACTGGTATCCGGACCGGTTTCAAGCCCTCATCGGGTTGGAGTGCGGCGCATACAGTCCGGGGTTCTACATCGATTGGCTCGACCACCCGCACGTCAACACGACTGAAGTGAACGCATACTCCTGCTGGGGATTGATGGCACCGCAGAGTCCCGAACAAACCCGTCGGGAGACGATGTATCTCTACGAGCAGGGAGCGACGGGCGTGTTCAAAGGAGACCTGTACTACTACTCGGTCGATCACGATTACCGGGACAAACTCGACCAAGTGAACGCCGACGAGTGTCCGCTGTACATCGTTAACGGCGAGTACGACTACCTTACCACGCCGGAGGATGGCGAAGAGACTGCAAAAGGCGTCGGCGACGGCGCGATCGCCATCGAAATGGCTCAAATAGGTCATTTCCCGATGAGCGAGCATCCGGAACTGTTCAACGCCTACCTGAAGGAGATCCTGAGCGATATTACAGGTGACCGGGAAGGAGACCTTCCGAGCGTTCTCAAACCCGAAGACGTCGGAATCGAACTCCACCCACCTGCACCGGCACGGGAAAAATCGGCGAAGTAA
- a CDS encoding zinc ribbon domain-containing protein: protein MGDRACYLEFCPACDAQVTMVDETCPDCGMVLAEGE from the coding sequence ATGGGAGACCGTGCCTGTTATCTGGAGTTCTGTCCCGCATGTGATGCACAGGTGACGATGGTTGACGAGACGTGCCCGGATTGCGGAATGGTGCTGGCGGAGGGCGAATAG
- a CDS encoding MATE family efflux transporter — MPRFPNPVRLLILAVGLSLARVGLVDPKHVRRTTDLAWPRIVTGLARMSKNAVDVAFVGLAVGPAAIAGVGFATPYWGIAFSLGGGFAGGTIALVSQRYGAAAFDELGQAIRSSVALVLAVTLPVACVFWLFPTELISLMTDGEKTIELGATYLRILSVGVPFAGLNLIGSRIYIGMDDAWTPMLVRSGGAISNIVLSGVFVFAFGWSVAGAALGTVLANVFVTAAFASGLVAGKLPIAGDLPVQVAPVARYADMETIRQLVRIGLPVVGRNMVWTVAKFPMLAIVALFGQNVVAAYVISRRIWGLMNTPGWGFGLASSSLVGQELGGGDEMAAEAYARDVIVFSVATYAIAAVIVFAFAEPIVLSFVGGTADQSVSVIAISLVHASCVAVIAQGVKGAAAGPLDASGDTRWPFYSQVVGMFGCVIPVAYLGATTTLGIVGLYLSFVAETTVPAAINYYRFSTGKWKTISRKFRPGVTADD; from the coding sequence GTGCCCCGTTTCCCGAACCCGGTTAGGTTACTCATCCTCGCAGTCGGTCTCTCACTCGCTCGCGTTGGTCTCGTCGATCCGAAACACGTCCGCAGAACGACTGATTTGGCGTGGCCGCGCATCGTCACTGGCCTGGCGCGCATGTCGAAGAACGCCGTGGACGTCGCGTTCGTCGGCCTCGCGGTCGGTCCGGCGGCGATCGCTGGCGTCGGGTTCGCCACTCCGTACTGGGGGATCGCGTTCTCGCTCGGTGGCGGGTTCGCGGGCGGGACCATCGCGCTCGTTTCACAACGCTACGGGGCGGCGGCGTTCGACGAACTCGGACAAGCAATACGGTCGAGCGTCGCGCTCGTGCTTGCAGTGACGCTCCCCGTCGCCTGCGTCTTCTGGCTGTTCCCGACGGAGCTCATCTCCCTGATGACCGACGGCGAGAAAACGATCGAACTGGGCGCAACCTACTTACGTATCCTTTCGGTCGGCGTCCCGTTTGCAGGACTGAACCTCATCGGGAGTCGAATCTACATCGGTATGGACGATGCGTGGACCCCGATGCTGGTTCGTTCAGGTGGGGCCATCTCGAACATCGTCCTCAGCGGGGTGTTCGTCTTTGCATTCGGGTGGAGTGTCGCCGGTGCGGCGCTGGGAACGGTGCTGGCGAACGTCTTCGTGACTGCGGCGTTCGCCAGCGGGTTGGTTGCGGGTAAACTTCCGATTGCTGGAGACCTTCCCGTCCAGGTCGCCCCCGTTGCTCGGTACGCCGATATGGAGACGATTCGGCAGCTGGTTCGAATCGGGCTTCCGGTCGTCGGGCGTAATATGGTGTGGACCGTTGCCAAATTCCCGATGCTCGCTATCGTCGCGCTGTTCGGGCAGAACGTGGTCGCCGCCTACGTCATCAGCCGTCGGATTTGGGGATTGATGAACACTCCAGGATGGGGCTTCGGTTTGGCGTCGAGCAGTCTCGTCGGACAGGAACTCGGTGGCGGCGATGAAATGGCCGCCGAGGCGTACGCGCGCGACGTAATCGTGTTTTCCGTAGCTACGTACGCTATTGCAGCAGTCATCGTCTTCGCGTTCGCCGAACCAATCGTGCTCTCGTTCGTCGGGGGCACGGCGGATCAATCGGTGTCGGTCATCGCGATATCACTCGTCCATGCCTCGTGTGTCGCCGTCATAGCACAAGGTGTCAAAGGGGCCGCCGCAGGCCCACTCGACGCCAGTGGAGATACGCGGTGGCCCTTTTACAGCCAGGTAGTCGGGATGTTCGGCTGTGTGATACCGGTCGCGTACCTCGGTGCTACGACGACACTCGGTATTGTGGGTCTCTACCTTTCGTTTGTGGCCGAAACGACGGTTCCCGCGGCTATCAACTACTATCGGTTTTCGACCGGCAAATGGAAGACGATCAGCCGAAAGTTCCGCCCGGGTGTTACAGCGGACGACTGA
- a CDS encoding cold-shock protein, producing MAKGNVDFFNDTGGYGFIETDDADDDVFFHMEDVGGPDLEEGTEIEFDIEQAPKGPRATNVTRL from the coding sequence ATGGCAAAAGGAAACGTTGACTTCTTCAACGACACTGGCGGTTACGGTTTCATCGAGACTGACGACGCGGACGACGACGTGTTCTTCCACATGGAAGACGTTGGCGGCCCTGACCTCGAAGAGGGAACGGAAATCGAATTCGACATCGAACAGGCACCGAAGGGACCACGCGCGACCAACGTCACGCGACTGTAA
- a CDS encoding cold-shock protein — protein MAKGKVDFFNDTGGYGFIETEDADEDVFFHMEDVGGEDLEEGTEIEFDIEQAPKGPRATNVTRL, from the coding sequence ATGGCGAAAGGCAAAGTTGATTTCTTCAACGACACTGGCGGTTACGGTTTCATCGAGACTGAGGATGCTGACGAGGACGTTTTCTTCCACATGGAAGACGTTGGCGGCGAGGACCTCGAAGAGGGGACGGAAATCGAATTCGACATCGAACAGGCACCAAAAGGACCGCGCGCGACGAACGTCACGCGCCTATAA
- a CDS encoding DUF2270 domain-containing protein, protein MTGQKRSESPESCDADIGAGLLEANMGPSSSLAHLYRGEIHRMKFWRERLDRTSNWAITLMAAILTWAFSSRTNPHYIVLLAIVTVSIFLLIEARRYRAYDIWRSRVRMLQQNVFAVGLHESSGVVDEEWRQKLSEDYRMPKMKVSLEEALAHRLRRVYAPLFLVLLAAWMFHLTAYASGGEWPQSAAVAWVPGGVVLATVVAFYAAILVVAYRPREWHINGEILPSDVTGWDYSRE, encoded by the coding sequence ATGACTGGCCAAAAACGATCCGAATCTCCAGAATCGTGCGATGCTGATATCGGTGCAGGATTGCTCGAAGCAAATATGGGTCCGAGCTCGTCGCTGGCACATCTCTACCGTGGTGAAATTCACCGAATGAAGTTCTGGCGTGAACGACTCGATAGAACGAGCAACTGGGCGATTACGTTGATGGCAGCCATTCTGACCTGGGCGTTTTCGAGTCGAACTAACCCCCACTATATCGTCCTTCTCGCGATCGTTACGGTTAGCATCTTCCTGCTCATCGAGGCACGGCGATATCGGGCCTACGACATCTGGCGCTCGCGAGTTCGGATGCTCCAGCAGAACGTTTTCGCGGTGGGACTACACGAATCGTCGGGCGTCGTTGACGAGGAATGGCGACAGAAGTTGAGCGAGGATTATCGTATGCCGAAAATGAAAGTATCGCTGGAGGAGGCACTCGCCCATCGTCTACGTCGGGTGTACGCGCCGCTCTTTTTAGTTTTACTCGCGGCGTGGATGTTCCATCTAACCGCCTATGCGTCAGGTGGCGAGTGGCCCCAAAGTGCAGCCGTCGCGTGGGTACCCGGAGGTGTCGTTCTGGCGACCGTCGTCGCATTTTACGCCGCAATCCTCGTCGTCGCATATCGACCGCGAGAGTGGCACATCAACGGTGAAATACTCCCGAGCGACGTAACAGGGTGGGACTATTCACGCGAGTAA
- a CDS encoding metal-dependent hydrolase, with the protein MMATTHALVGVLLGSATLLVAPELAPVAVFAGLFGGLFPDFDLYSGHRKTLHFPVYYSIAGSALLGVAVLVPTVWTIAVAVFVLSAAVHSISDAFGGGLELKPWLGESERAVYDHFRGRWIPPRRWIRYDGAPEDFVLAVFVALPSIVLYDGVIQTLVIVAVLVSAVYALLRKQLVVAAEWLVGRIPAPMLDYIPDRFVRDFVQ; encoded by the coding sequence ATGATGGCAACGACGCACGCCCTCGTCGGCGTGCTCCTCGGAAGTGCTACGCTGCTGGTCGCGCCGGAACTCGCTCCCGTCGCGGTCTTCGCGGGGCTTTTCGGTGGGCTATTTCCGGATTTCGACCTCTACTCCGGCCACCGAAAAACACTGCACTTCCCGGTGTACTATTCGATTGCCGGATCGGCGTTGCTCGGTGTTGCCGTGCTCGTGCCGACCGTATGGACCATCGCCGTCGCCGTTTTCGTCCTTTCGGCGGCCGTTCACTCCATCTCGGATGCCTTCGGCGGCGGGTTGGAGTTAAAACCGTGGCTCGGCGAGTCCGAGCGTGCCGTGTACGACCATTTTCGCGGGCGATGGATTCCTCCCCGCCGGTGGATCCGATACGACGGCGCCCCCGAGGACTTCGTGTTGGCGGTGTTCGTTGCCCTCCCGAGTATCGTCCTCTACGATGGGGTGATCCAAACCCTCGTCATCGTGGCAGTCCTCGTTTCAGCGGTGTACGCTTTGCTTCGCAAGCAACTCGTCGTTGCGGCTGAGTGGCTGGTCGGGCGGATCCCGGCGCCGATGCTGGACTACATTCCCGATCGGTTCGTCCGGGATTTCGTACAGTAA
- a CDS encoding 50S ribosomal protein L16 — MSDKPASMYREIRKPPYTRREYITGIPGSKIAQHKMGDVGEDEDNYPVQISLVLEEECQIRHGALEASRLSANRFLLKNIGETGYKMILRKFPHHVLRENKQATGAGADRVSDGMRQAFGKPVGTAARIQNGERLFTAWCEVEDADAVKDAFRRAYNKISPPCRIVVERGEEELIS, encoded by the coding sequence ATGTCCGACAAACCTGCCTCAATGTACCGGGAGATTCGAAAGCCCCCGTACACGCGACGCGAATACATCACGGGTATCCCGGGTTCGAAGATTGCACAGCACAAGATGGGCGACGTTGGAGAAGACGAGGACAACTATCCCGTCCAGATCTCCCTCGTGCTCGAAGAGGAGTGTCAGATTCGACACGGTGCGCTGGAGGCTTCCCGCCTTTCGGCAAACCGATTCCTGCTCAAGAACATCGGCGAAACCGGCTACAAGATGATTCTGCGCAAGTTCCCACACCACGTCCTGCGTGAGAACAAGCAGGCAACCGGTGCGGGTGCAGACCGTGTTTCCGACGGAATGCGACAGGCATTCGGGAAGCCAGTCGGTACCGCGGCACGTATCCAGAACGGTGAGCGCCTCTTCACAGCGTGGTGTGAAGTAGAGGACGCCGACGCCGTCAAGGACGCCTTCCGCCGTGCGTACAACAAGATTTCCCCGCCGTGCCGGATCGTCGTCGAGCGTGGCGAGGAAGAGCTCATCAGCTAA
- a CDS encoding DUF309 domain-containing protein, whose amino-acid sequence MDDYLRAGLAIFNAGQFHAAHDAWEDRWLELERGSRDERFLHGLIQFTAVVYHAQDANWDGVCGLAESAVTYLDGLPSDYRTINLDTVRTYLRAVRNDPEHVERVAPPRLTYDGVVLYPNDLDFDSSAVTAHVLAEEFGYDEWVIERAIGFARTDLDSGDEGSQFITLIMDFVQESENRGLVFQRLRGHVEKRDSRERDVDGLFE is encoded by the coding sequence ATGGACGACTATCTCCGAGCAGGTCTCGCGATCTTCAACGCGGGTCAGTTTCACGCCGCCCACGACGCCTGGGAGGACCGCTGGTTGGAACTCGAGCGAGGAAGTCGCGACGAACGGTTTCTCCACGGACTCATCCAATTTACCGCCGTCGTGTACCACGCACAGGACGCAAACTGGGACGGCGTTTGCGGCCTCGCCGAAAGTGCAGTCACGTATCTCGACGGCCTTCCATCGGACTATCGAACGATCAACCTCGATACAGTTCGAACCTATCTCCGGGCAGTTCGAAACGACCCCGAGCACGTCGAGCGAGTCGCACCGCCGCGACTGACGTACGATGGCGTTGTTCTCTACCCAAATGACTTGGATTTCGACTCGTCAGCGGTCACGGCCCACGTTCTCGCCGAGGAGTTTGGGTACGATGAATGGGTCATCGAGCGGGCCATCGGTTTCGCACGCACGGATTTGGACTCCGGCGATGAAGGGAGCCAATTCATTACCCTCATCATGGATTTCGTGCAGGAAAGCGAGAACCGAGGGCTGGTTTTCCAACGCCTTCGAGGACACGTCGAAAAGAGGGATTCGCGTGAACGCGACGTTGACGGCCTGTTCGAGTGA
- a CDS encoding DUF7344 domain-containing protein, translated as MVIQRESVQGGEAMVQGTITDERSLNKIFRLLADEQRRYVLYYLHELEGSAELEDIAVQVSAWQGEKPISDVTDDECQLTATRLRNIDLPRLADVGVVEYDSRTEMARFREPGKLLGLFLLLAARIERPLINE; from the coding sequence ATGGTTATTCAGCGGGAGAGCGTACAGGGGGGAGAGGCGATGGTACAGGGAACGATTACTGATGAGCGGTCACTGAACAAGATATTCCGACTGCTGGCGGACGAACAACGACGGTACGTGCTCTACTACCTTCACGAGTTGGAAGGCTCGGCGGAACTCGAAGATATTGCCGTTCAGGTATCTGCGTGGCAAGGCGAAAAACCGATCAGTGACGTAACCGACGACGAGTGCCAACTTACGGCGACACGTCTGCGAAACATCGACCTACCGAGATTGGCGGACGTGGGCGTCGTGGAGTACGATTCGAGGACGGAGATGGCGCGGTTCCGCGAACCCGGCAAGCTTCTCGGCCTCTTCCTTCTCCTCGCGGCGCGGATAGAGCGGCCGCTCATCAACGAGTAG
- a CDS encoding class I SAM-dependent methyltransferase, whose amino-acid sequence MDDFERKRTTTASFGDIADAYLDSDVHQSGADLELLVSWCSDASRALDIACGAGHTAGALAERVKTVIAADATPAMVETATAAFDLPGTVADAERLPFADDSFDAVTCRIAAHHFPAPQAFLDETARVLTPGGVLAFEDNVAPADDELADFYNRFERLRDSTHGESYTVEQWLDWFRDAGFTIDESVTMRKELDYESWVERTNPAAEKRERLNELVRRPAAETVYNVTLEVGTVRGFSNEKLLVRARR is encoded by the coding sequence ATGGACGACTTCGAACGAAAACGGACGACGACCGCATCGTTCGGCGACATCGCCGACGCCTATCTCGATAGCGACGTCCACCAGTCCGGCGCGGATTTGGAACTTCTCGTATCGTGGTGCTCCGACGCGAGTCGCGCCCTCGACATAGCGTGCGGGGCGGGGCACACCGCGGGCGCACTCGCGGAGCGCGTCAAAACTGTCATCGCGGCTGACGCGACACCCGCGATGGTCGAGACAGCAACCGCCGCGTTCGACCTTCCCGGCACCGTCGCCGACGCGGAACGACTCCCGTTCGCTGACGATTCGTTCGACGCCGTCACGTGCCGAATCGCGGCCCATCACTTTCCTGCTCCCCAAGCTTTCTTGGACGAAACCGCCCGCGTCCTCACACCCGGCGGCGTTCTGGCGTTCGAGGATAACGTCGCACCCGCTGACGACGAACTGGCCGACTTTTACAACCGGTTCGAGCGTCTCCGCGACTCGACGCATGGGGAATCGTACACCGTCGAGCAGTGGTTGGATTGGTTCCGGGATGCCGGATTTACCATCGACGAGAGCGTGACCATGCGCAAGGAACTCGATTACGAGTCGTGGGTGGAGCGCACGAACCCTGCTGCGGAAAAGCGGGAACGATTGAACGAATTGGTTCGACGACCGGCGGCAGAGACGGTGTACAACGTGACCCTCGAGGTGGGAACCGTCCGTGGATTCAGCAACGAGAAACTGTTGGTTCGGGCGAGAAGGTAA
- a CDS encoding single-stranded DNA binding protein: MGVIDEVHGDLDADISLDEFRDAVEEKVEQMGGLADEETAAMLIAHELDEDEVNGVADIEPGMDEVKFIAKVTSVGDIRTFERDGDDEDGRVLNVDVADETGSIRISLWDEQAAAAKEELEPGQVLRIKGRPKDGYNGTEVNVDQAEQDEDTEIDVQVQDTYSISDLSLGLSDVNLQGKLLDTGTVRTFDRDDGSEGRVANLTLGDETGRLRVTLWDEQANTAEELSPGIAVEVVDGYVRERDGSLELHVGNRGAVETIDVDIEYVPESTPIADLQIGDTTDIAGVIRSADPKRTFDRDDGSEGQVKNVRVQDETGDIRVALWGEKADHELAPGDKAQFADVDIKDGWADDIEASAGWQSTITVLDSGSPTEASESAESDDDATGLGAFSGDTADESETDSSTESSTADTETDSEGSASADSTTANGTNGEQVEFTGTVVQAGNPVVLDDGEETMSVETSADVHLGQEVTARGKLRDGTLDAEDVF; encoded by the coding sequence ATGGGCGTTATAGACGAGGTACATGGGGACCTCGACGCCGACATCTCTCTGGACGAGTTCCGGGACGCCGTCGAGGAAAAAGTAGAACAGATGGGCGGGCTCGCGGACGAGGAAACCGCCGCGATGCTCATTGCCCACGAACTGGACGAGGACGAGGTCAACGGGGTCGCCGACATCGAACCCGGCATGGACGAAGTGAAGTTCATCGCCAAGGTCACGAGCGTCGGCGATATTCGCACCTTCGAACGCGACGGGGACGACGAGGACGGACGCGTTCTCAACGTCGATGTCGCCGACGAGACTGGTTCGATTCGCATCTCACTCTGGGACGAACAGGCGGCAGCCGCGAAGGAGGAACTCGAACCGGGGCAGGTGCTTCGGATCAAGGGTCGCCCGAAGGACGGCTACAACGGTACTGAGGTCAACGTTGACCAAGCAGAACAGGACGAGGATACCGAAATCGACGTTCAGGTGCAGGACACCTACTCGATTTCCGACCTCTCGCTCGGTCTCTCGGACGTGAACCTGCAAGGAAAGCTTCTCGACACGGGGACGGTCCGTACCTTCGACCGTGACGACGGGTCGGAGGGGCGGGTCGCGAACCTGACGCTTGGCGACGAGACGGGGCGACTGCGCGTCACACTCTGGGACGAACAGGCGAACACCGCGGAAGAACTCTCGCCCGGCATCGCAGTCGAAGTAGTCGATGGGTACGTGCGCGAACGGGATGGCAGTCTCGAACTCCACGTTGGAAACCGTGGCGCAGTCGAAACCATCGATGTGGACATCGAGTACGTCCCCGAAAGCACGCCGATTGCCGACCTCCAAATCGGCGATACGACAGACATCGCGGGCGTGATTCGTTCGGCGGACCCCAAGCGAACTTTTGATCGGGACGACGGGTCGGAAGGCCAAGTCAAAAACGTCCGTGTGCAGGACGAAACCGGCGACATCCGGGTCGCGCTCTGGGGCGAGAAAGCTGACCACGAACTCGCGCCGGGTGATAAAGCCCAGTTTGCGGACGTGGACATCAAAGATGGGTGGGCCGATGACATCGAGGCCTCCGCGGGCTGGCAGTCCACTATCACCGTCTTGGATAGCGGTTCACCGACGGAGGCTTCGGAGTCCGCGGAATCGGACGACGACGCGACCGGTCTCGGTGCGTTCAGTGGCGACACCGCGGATGAGTCCGAAACGGACAGTTCCACTGAGTCCTCTACGGCGGACACGGAAACGGACTCGGAAGGGAGTGCTTCAGCAGATAGCACGACAGCAAACGGTACTAACGGTGAGCAAGTGGAATTCACGGGAACGGTCGTTCAAGCGGGCAATCCAGTGGTTCTGGACGACGGCGAAGAAACAATGAGCGTCGAGACGAGCGCGGATGTGCACCTCGGGCAAGAAGTCACGGCCCGAGGCAAACTCCGCGACGGAACACTCGACGCGGAAGACGTGTTTTAA
- a CDS encoding histone produces the protein MSVELPFAPVDTIIRRNAGSLRVSAGAAEELARRIQIHGADLAVDAATQATRDGRKTLMAEDFGVQQVIDKDELTLPVAPVDRIARLEIADDYRVAMDARVALADILEDYADNVASAASILAHHADRRTVKAEDIETYFRLFE, from the coding sequence ATGAGCGTTGAGCTTCCGTTTGCGCCGGTCGATACGATAATCCGACGGAACGCGGGTTCCCTCCGCGTCAGTGCGGGGGCAGCAGAGGAACTCGCCCGTCGTATTCAAATTCACGGGGCTGATTTGGCCGTAGATGCCGCAACGCAGGCGACAAGGGATGGACGGAAGACGCTGATGGCGGAGGATTTCGGTGTTCAGCAGGTCATCGACAAGGATGAACTCACCTTGCCGGTCGCGCCGGTCGATCGAATTGCGCGACTCGAAATCGCCGACGATTATCGCGTTGCGATGGACGCGCGCGTGGCACTAGCGGACATTCTCGAAGACTACGCCGATAACGTCGCGTCCGCGGCATCGATCCTCGCGCATCACGCGGACCGGAGAACGGTTAAGGCCGAGGACATCGAGACTTACTTCAGGCTGTTCGAATGA